A stretch of DNA from Anaerobranca gottschalkii DSM 13577:
AAGCAAAGCTTATGCGATCTGCAGCCTTTGTAACTTTATTGATATTTTTATCTAAATTTATATGTTCCATTTGAACCACTGTATTACCTGCTAACAATTTATTGACAAGGATTAGAACCTTTTCAGGTAATTTAATGGTGGAATTAGTAGCTCTAATTAGGTTTTCTAAAAATTTTATTGCTTCCTCTTGTAAATTTTTCCCTTCTAACATCTGTCTTTTTACATAAGGTGTGGCAATATCCATTAAATTAAGATCAGGTGTAAGTAAAGCAACATTCCCTTCCATCAAAATAAAACTTTTAGCCATCAAAATTATATCTTTAGGAATAGTTATTTTATGATTTTTACAAAGGTTAAAAATTTGATCTATCAATTCCGGAATATCTAATTCTTCTATAGATAAAGTGGCATATTGATTATACATTTCTTCTAAATCACTGTGTAATTTTTTCCGTTCAACCTTATTTCGTTTAATCCCTATTTGGAGGATAACCCTAGCCATTTTTTTAATATCACCAAAGACAATGGAAGTAAGGAGTTCATTGAGGCGAAACTTAAGGTTAGGGGATAAACTGCCCATCAAACCGAAATCTAAATAAGCTATTTTTTCTCCACTTATTAAAATATTTCCTGGGTGTGGGTCACCGTGAAAAAATCCATCTTGAAAAACCTGTTTTAGAAAATTATTTGCTAACTTAATAGATACTTCTTTTAAATCATAGCCCTTTTCAAGTAACGTAAACTTATCTGATATTTTAATACCCTCAATATATTCCATTATCAATAGATTGTTTGTATTGTACCTAGGATAAGTTTTTGGGACTCTTAAAAAAGGGACATCTTTATTCAGTTGATAAAATTTATCGATATTTTTACCTTCTTCAATAAAATCTAGTTCCCTTTTAACTCCTTGATAAAGTTCTGCAATAATTTCTCCAGGGTTAAATATGCTTTGGGGAAAGAAGCTAATTATTTTCGTAAGTTTATTTAAAATTGCTAGATCTGTTAACATAATCTCCTCAATATGTGGTCGTTTTACTTTGACCACAACGAGTTTGTCATTTTTTAAAACAGCTTTATGAACTTGGGCTATTGAAGCTGATGCTAAAGGCTTCTCTTCAAAATCCTTAAATATTTGGTGAATAGGAGAATTTAATTCTTTTTCAACTATCTGTTTAATTACTGGGAATTCTTCTGGTTTTACATCATCTTGGAGTTTTCTTAGTTCTACTATGTAATTTTCCGGTAAAATATCTGGCCTTGTAGAAAGGATTTGACCAATTTTTACGAAAGTTGGTCCTAATTCTTCTAAAGTATCCTTCATTTTTTGAGGATTAGTAGAACCTTCTTTAAAACCATTTTTAATTAAGACGGAGGCAATCTCCCTAAACCTTTTACCTTTATTTATTTCCATTGTTTTTTCTAAATTTACTTAACCAGTTTCTCTAATGCTTCAATTCTTTCTTTAAGTTCTTCAATATCCTTTTTGGTAGCGATATTCCCTTGGGTTAAAATTTCATTTAAAGTAGTGGCATTAAAGGTAATTTCTGATTGGACTCCGTCTTTTTTAGTCAATTTTGTTTTTAATTCCCCTGTTAATGCTTTCCCTTGTTCAACAGTTAATTCACCTCTTTTAACCATATCTTCAACGGTTTCCATTGCTTTTTCATAGGCAAAGGCTGCTGTCCCAATTCCTGCTAAAATTATGTTTTTAATAGTTTTCTCCATTTCCATAAAATATACCTCCTAATTTTTAATAAAATATCCTTACAAATTAATATATCCTAGTAAAAGGAAAAAAATGAGTAAATAAAATTTATATTGACAAAGGAAGGGGATAGAATATATACTATTTCTATAGATTTTATATAGAATAATTAGGG
This window harbors:
- a CDS encoding phasin family protein, coding for MEMEKTIKNIILAGIGTAAFAYEKAMETVEDMVKRGELTVEQGKALTGELKTKLTKKDGVQSEITFNATTLNEILTQGNIATKKDIEELKERIEALEKLVK
- a CDS encoding ABC1 kinase family protein, which translates into the protein MEINKGKRFREIASVLIKNGFKEGSTNPQKMKDTLEELGPTFVKIGQILSTRPDILPENYIVELRKLQDDVKPEEFPVIKQIVEKELNSPIHQIFKDFEEKPLASASIAQVHKAVLKNDKLVVVKVKRPHIEEIMLTDLAILNKLTKIISFFPQSIFNPGEIIAELYQGVKRELDFIEEGKNIDKFYQLNKDVPFLRVPKTYPRYNTNNLLIMEYIEGIKISDKFTLLEKGYDLKEVSIKLANNFLKQVFQDGFFHGDPHPGNILISGEKIAYLDFGLMGSLSPNLKFRLNELLTSIVFGDIKKMARVILQIGIKRNKVERKKLHSDLEEMYNQYATLSIEELDIPELIDQIFNLCKNHKITIPKDIILMAKSFILMEGNVALLTPDLNLMDIATPYVKRQMLEGKNLQEEAIKFLENLIRATNSTIKLPEKVLILVNKLLAGNTVVQMEHINLDKNINKVTKAADRISFALIVSSIIISSSFIIASEAGPKIYDISILGLLGFVGAAFMGIWLLVSILRSGRL